The following proteins are co-located in the Paenibacillus sp. FSL H8-0079 genome:
- a CDS encoding response regulator transcription factor, with translation MKHLLLADDDANIRALLRHVMTKEGYRVHEAQNGLEAVKLMQETPIDLAILDVMMPGMDGLELCDFIRQHYDIPIMLLTARDQLSDKRDGYLKGTDEYVTKPFEPEELVYRVKALFRRYHRTSSDIIRMNRIVIDRNNVEVTDGQSILFLPMKEFELLSQLAQFPGRLFSRDELIRLVWGADYEGDDRTVDVHIKRLRDRFADYTDDFVIQTVRGIGYKMEVKAP, from the coding sequence ATGAAACATCTGCTGCTGGCAGACGATGATGCCAATATTCGAGCACTCCTGCGGCATGTCATGACCAAGGAAGGATACCGGGTCCATGAAGCGCAGAATGGATTGGAAGCGGTCAAACTGATGCAAGAAACGCCGATCGATCTGGCGATTCTCGATGTCATGATGCCAGGCATGGACGGACTGGAGTTATGTGATTTCATTCGGCAGCATTACGACATTCCAATTATGTTGCTGACGGCACGTGATCAGCTATCCGACAAGAGAGATGGTTATTTGAAAGGAACAGATGAATATGTAACCAAGCCATTTGAACCGGAAGAACTGGTCTATCGGGTAAAGGCGTTATTTCGTCGGTACCATCGCACATCCAGCGATATCATCCGTATGAACCGGATCGTCATTGACCGTAACAATGTGGAGGTTACGGACGGGCAATCCATTCTCTTTTTACCGATGAAAGAATTTGAATTACTCTCACAGCTTGCCCAGTTTCCAGGGCGGTTGTTCTCGCGGGATGAGCTCATTCGGCTCGTCTGGGGAGCAGACTACGAAGGAGATGACCGTACCGTTGATGTGCACATCAAGCGGCTGCGTGATCGTTTTGCGGACTATACGGACGATTTCGTCATTCAGACTGTGCGGGGCATTGGTTACAAGATGGAGGTGAAAGCACCTTGA
- a CDS encoding HAMP domain-containing sensor histidine kinase, protein MRTLYVRVFLITIAVIMVSGMLGFLLSNIYYHTKLKDFNDEKLVGIATQMKQFVEQQPGTMEDYLNNAAALGYEIYVTDGKGNDQFYGREFREKDLDKQAVELVLNGEVYHGVAQFPSKPFITGFFDNQLSNTVGVHLQLGNANYALFMRPDVILQFGELRIFFALIGALTIGISIVIFLISTRYLVNPIERLSEATKRIAQGKYNLKLPTARRDEIGQLAQHFMTMSRELERVDQARQQFVSNVSHEIQSPLTSIQGFAQLVADRDLPEQEREHYASIIEEESRHLSLLSKQLLLLSSLEQGNEDLSKVKFSLRDQFRQAVQVLQWQLEEKELLLRISVPESIQLVGNEVLLMQVWMNLLGNAVNHLPQGRSIEIHAEQTDNQCVIQIRDTGDGIAAVHLPFLFDRFYRVDRARERSSGRTGLGLAIVQKIIRIHDGTIEVSSSPEGTVFTVTLPQM, encoded by the coding sequence TTGAGGACCTTGTACGTCCGGGTATTTCTCATTACGATTGCGGTGATTATGGTCAGCGGCATGCTCGGTTTTCTTTTGTCCAACATCTACTATCACACGAAGCTCAAGGATTTCAATGATGAGAAGCTGGTGGGCATCGCAACGCAAATGAAGCAATTTGTGGAACAGCAACCCGGTACGATGGAGGATTATCTGAACAATGCGGCCGCACTCGGGTACGAAATCTATGTGACGGATGGAAAAGGCAACGACCAATTCTACGGCCGCGAATTCCGTGAGAAAGATCTTGACAAGCAAGCTGTGGAACTGGTGCTGAATGGAGAGGTATACCATGGCGTCGCCCAGTTTCCAAGCAAACCGTTCATTACCGGTTTCTTCGATAATCAATTAAGCAATACCGTGGGTGTTCATCTACAGCTAGGCAATGCGAATTATGCCCTCTTTATGCGTCCGGATGTAATCCTGCAATTCGGTGAGCTGCGAATCTTTTTTGCACTGATTGGAGCATTGACGATAGGTATTAGTATTGTGATTTTTCTGATTAGTACCCGCTATCTGGTCAATCCCATTGAACGTCTGTCCGAGGCGACCAAGCGCATTGCGCAAGGAAAATATAATCTGAAATTGCCTACCGCAAGACGGGATGAGATTGGACAGCTGGCCCAGCATTTCATGACCATGAGTCGTGAATTGGAAAGGGTAGATCAGGCGCGACAGCAGTTTGTATCGAATGTATCGCATGAGATTCAATCACCGCTGACCTCGATTCAGGGGTTTGCCCAATTGGTGGCGGATCGGGATCTGCCCGAACAGGAACGAGAGCACTATGCATCGATCATTGAGGAGGAGAGCCGTCATCTCTCTTTGCTCAGCAAACAACTGCTTCTCCTGTCTTCCCTTGAACAAGGCAACGAAGATCTGTCCAAAGTAAAGTTCTCTCTGCGAGATCAATTCCGGCAAGCGGTTCAGGTGCTGCAATGGCAGCTTGAGGAAAAAGAACTACTGCTTCGGATTTCGGTACCCGAATCCATCCAGCTAGTGGGCAATGAAGTGCTACTCATGCAGGTGTGGATGAATCTGCTGGGCAATGCGGTAAATCATCTACCGCAGGGAAGAAGCATCGAGATTCATGCCGAGCAGACAGATAACCAGTGTGTAATTCAGATTCGGGATACAGGAGACGGAATTGCTGCAGTGCATCTGCCTTTCCTGTTCGATCGATTTTATCGGGTGGACCGTGCGCGTGAACGTTCTTCCGGACGAACTGGACTTGGACTTGCCATTGTGCAGAAAATAATCCGAATTCATGACGGTACGATCGAGGTTTCCAGTTCGCCTGAGGGTACGGTCTTTACGGTGACACTTCCGCAGATGTAA
- a CDS encoding ABC transporter permease, which translates to MYLAIREMRYAKGRYALIATIMVLVSFLVLFVTGLAQGLAYDNAASVKNMAATHFVLEQDSNHRFTRSQVDQDQLNQARSVVGQENAEPLGVKMTTVSPIGDTKKIDVTLFMVNPEGWLAPTVTEGSPITSQTDGQVVVDHKLSESGVTIGTVLVDQASGTEWTVGGFVQNESFSHSPVVFLNEQEWLTLQGGSRTSQGSADTNANAPVYNAIAIKGAGEQVDGLSAAMPNTEVITKSDAVSAIPGYKEEQGSLLMMIAFLYVISAFVLAVFFYVITIQKTSQFGILKAIGTRNAYLAGSVSLQVLVLSVGSLVISVLLVRLFESILPASMPFQLGLSTLALTCMLFILMSVAGSLFSVWKVTKIDALDAIGRTAA; encoded by the coding sequence ATGTACTTGGCTATTCGGGAAATGAGGTATGCCAAAGGGCGGTATGCCTTAATTGCTACAATCATGGTACTGGTTTCATTTCTGGTACTGTTTGTTACAGGTCTTGCACAGGGGCTGGCGTATGATAACGCAGCTTCGGTCAAAAATATGGCAGCAACCCACTTTGTGCTGGAACAGGATTCGAATCATCGATTTACCCGGTCACAAGTGGATCAGGATCAACTTAATCAAGCTCGCTCCGTGGTGGGGCAAGAGAACGCTGAGCCACTCGGTGTGAAAATGACAACCGTCAGTCCAATCGGCGACACAAAAAAGATCGATGTCACGCTGTTCATGGTTAATCCGGAGGGCTGGCTTGCTCCAACGGTGACCGAAGGATCTCCGATTACCAGTCAGACGGATGGGCAGGTTGTGGTGGACCATAAGTTGTCTGAATCTGGCGTCACAATTGGCACCGTCCTGGTAGACCAAGCTTCGGGAACGGAGTGGACCGTTGGTGGATTTGTCCAAAATGAGTCTTTCAGTCACTCTCCGGTGGTATTCCTGAATGAACAGGAATGGCTTACGCTTCAAGGAGGTTCACGAACTTCGCAAGGTTCAGCAGACACCAATGCTAATGCTCCGGTGTACAATGCCATTGCGATTAAGGGTGCAGGCGAGCAGGTAGACGGCTTGAGTGCTGCCATGCCTAATACGGAAGTCATCACAAAGTCGGATGCCGTATCGGCCATCCCTGGATATAAGGAAGAGCAGGGATCGTTGCTCATGATGATCGCTTTTCTATATGTCATCTCGGCGTTTGTGCTTGCGGTATTTTTCTATGTCATCACGATTCAGAAAACGAGTCAGTTCGGTATATTAAAAGCCATTGGAACGCGGAATGCTTATCTGGCGGGTAGTGTTTCGTTACAAGTCTTGGTTCTGTCGGTTGGCAGTCTGGTGATTAGCGTACTATTGGTTCGACTGTTCGAGTCCATTCTACCAGCATCGATGCCGTTTCAATTAGGCTTGTCCACCCTCGCTCTGACCTGTATGTTATTCATACTCATGTCTGTGGCGGGTTCATTATTCTCGGTGTGGAAGGTTACCAAAATTGATGCGCTTGATGCGATTGGGAGGACAGCAGCATGA
- a CDS encoding ABC transporter ATP-binding protein, with translation MRNRLVLQGITQTFEDGGSKRTILDKLDLEVAEGELVAVMGPSGSGKSTFLSIAGALLEPTEGQVLLDGASIMGKGKQEISDMRLQQLGFIFQSANLIPYLKVEEQLMVVAKLAGTEKNKAEKRVHELLDTVGLTHRRKAYAEKLSGGERQRVAIARALMNDPAVLLADEPTASLDAERGLDIVGMIARLVKEQGKSAVMVTHDERILPLCSRVLFLEHGKLVQH, from the coding sequence ATGAGAAACCGATTGGTATTGCAGGGAATTACACAGACCTTTGAAGATGGCGGTAGCAAACGCACGATTCTGGACAAGCTGGATCTTGAGGTTGCTGAAGGGGAACTTGTAGCTGTGATGGGGCCTTCCGGCTCGGGTAAAAGTACATTCCTGTCCATTGCTGGCGCACTTCTTGAACCGACGGAGGGGCAGGTTCTACTGGATGGGGCCTCTATTATGGGCAAAGGCAAACAGGAGATATCCGATATGCGGCTTCAGCAGCTCGGTTTTATTTTTCAAAGTGCTAACCTCATTCCGTATCTGAAAGTAGAAGAACAACTGATGGTGGTCGCAAAGCTCGCCGGAACGGAAAAAAACAAGGCGGAGAAGCGCGTTCATGAGCTATTAGACACGGTGGGGTTGACCCATCGGCGGAAGGCATATGCAGAGAAGCTGTCTGGCGGGGAACGCCAGCGGGTCGCCATTGCAAGGGCGTTGATGAACGATCCGGCTGTCCTGCTCGCGGATGAACCGACAGCCAGTCTGGATGCGGAACGTGGACTGGATATTGTCGGTATGATTGCACGGCTCGTGAAGGAGCAGGGCAAGAGTGCAGTGATGGTTACGCATGATGAGCGGATCTTGCCGCTCTGTAGCCGGGTCCTTTTTTTGGAACATGGGAAACTGGTGCAGCATTAG
- a CDS encoding NUDIX domain-containing protein, translated as MSSLSAELFPALSTSIHWGIIEAEFRLNEIVDETLVSNISIIPFVGDQCVVFQLDNGDWELPGGTLEAGEQYMEGLKRELMEELGAEMRSYQIFGQFHCTSSALEPYRPHIPHPHFVRIIGYGDVELVGDPLNPEDGEQVVAVEVVEIDEAIRRFQEQSRHDIAEMYKLAYMLREEAK; from the coding sequence ATGAGTAGCTTGAGTGCGGAATTATTTCCGGCGCTGAGTACGTCAATTCATTGGGGAATTATTGAGGCGGAGTTCAGATTGAACGAGATCGTGGATGAAACGCTGGTGAGTAATATTAGCATCATTCCGTTTGTCGGGGATCAATGTGTTGTCTTTCAACTGGATAATGGAGATTGGGAGCTGCCTGGAGGAACGCTTGAAGCAGGTGAGCAGTATATGGAAGGGTTAAAACGCGAACTGATGGAAGAACTCGGAGCAGAAATGCGGTCCTATCAGATTTTCGGTCAATTCCACTGTACATCCAGTGCGTTGGAACCGTATCGACCGCATATCCCGCATCCCCATTTTGTACGAATCATCGGATATGGAGATGTTGAACTTGTCGGTGATCCACTGAATCCGGAAGATGGCGAGCAGGTGGTTGCAGTTGAAGTGGTAGAGATTGATGAAGCGATCCGAAGATTTCAGGAACAGAGTAGACATGACATTGCGGAGATGTACAAACTGGCTTATATGCTGCGAGAAGAAGCTAAATAG
- a CDS encoding DUF4304 domain-containing protein has protein sequence MQELFKKIISTEVKPVFAKHGYSKKNLNFYKADGNLAYKFNIQRAKYNTSSQVQFYVNCGVHSTELAELHSVGLNGDILEFVSHFTCRIREIVPAAPAHYTLTPDIDPDALSKELVSHLEEGMSFLHSLTGARDIVHYYMDKTALHLSEVTFRFLLKAGDTEEAKHYLQQLHAKYGAEKRWTILEKKYVAVFAEFGL, from the coding sequence ATGCAGGAACTCTTTAAGAAGATCATCAGTACAGAAGTCAAACCCGTATTTGCCAAACACGGCTATTCCAAGAAAAATCTGAATTTCTACAAAGCGGATGGAAACCTCGCATATAAGTTCAACATTCAAAGAGCAAAGTATAACACCAGTAGTCAAGTCCAGTTTTATGTTAATTGTGGTGTTCATTCCACCGAACTTGCGGAGTTGCATTCCGTTGGATTGAATGGAGACATATTGGAGTTCGTATCTCACTTCACCTGCCGAATCAGAGAAATAGTCCCTGCCGCTCCGGCCCACTATACCTTAACGCCTGATATCGATCCAGACGCTCTATCTAAAGAACTGGTGTCACATTTGGAAGAGGGCATGTCATTCCTACACTCGCTAACAGGTGCCAGAGATATAGTCCATTATTATATGGACAAGACAGCGCTACATTTAAGCGAAGTAACCTTCCGCTTCCTGCTAAAAGCCGGCGATACGGAAGAAGCCAAGCATTATTTACAGCAACTGCACGCCAAATACGGAGCCGAAAAGCGCTGGACGATATTGGAAAAGAAATATGTAGCCGTTTTTGCCGAGTTCGGATTGTAA
- a CDS encoding RNA polymerase alpha subunit C-terminal domain-containing protein, with protein sequence MVNDKGTLRICEQGHSYYKKSDCPTCPMCEAERKPTEGFLALLSAPARRALENEGIATLQQLAEYTEKEILKLHGIGPSAMPKLRNALEEEGLSFKK encoded by the coding sequence ATGGTAAACGATAAAGGAACACTCAGAATATGCGAACAAGGACATTCGTATTATAAAAAAAGCGACTGCCCAACCTGTCCGATGTGCGAAGCTGAACGTAAACCGACAGAGGGATTTCTAGCCTTGCTGTCTGCTCCCGCCAGACGTGCCTTGGAGAATGAAGGTATTGCAACACTACAGCAACTTGCGGAGTACACGGAGAAAGAGATCTTGAAACTGCACGGAATCGGGCCATCTGCCATGCCTAAACTGCGAAACGCATTGGAAGAAGAGGGATTGTCTTTTAAGAAATAA
- a CDS encoding DUF2569 domain-containing protein produces MEPHIEEQKTDYRPLGVSGLGGWLILIQIGLFLTVILLVVQLFQQIIPTFTTETWEMLTSKQSDYYHPLWGPVLIFEMVYNTLFLLFSVYTIFAFYSKKAILPRLMIILYGLSLIVGIIDYLLLLQIPLARELEDGSSIREIAKSVITCAIWIPYFIKSERVYNTFVR; encoded by the coding sequence GTGGAACCACATATTGAAGAGCAAAAGACAGATTACCGTCCACTAGGCGTCTCGGGATTGGGCGGTTGGCTGATTCTCATCCAGATTGGATTATTTCTTACGGTAATTCTGCTTGTAGTGCAATTATTTCAACAGATAATACCCACATTCACTACGGAGACTTGGGAAATGCTAACTTCCAAACAATCGGACTACTATCACCCGTTATGGGGTCCAGTACTTATTTTTGAGATGGTGTACAATACGCTGTTTTTATTATTCAGTGTCTACACAATTTTTGCGTTTTATAGCAAGAAAGCAATATTACCCCGTCTGATGATCATCCTCTATGGTCTCAGTCTGATTGTTGGAATTATTGATTACCTATTATTACTCCAGATTCCGTTAGCAAGAGAATTGGAAGATGGAAGCTCGATCAGAGAAATTGCTAAATCTGTAATCACTTGCGCCATCTGGATTCCTTACTTTATCAAATCTGAGCGAGTTTATAATACATTTGTAAGATAA